The genomic interval CGAAGCCAAGGAGTTCATCCCGGCGATGACTGGCGAGTATCTCGGCCTCAAGCTGAACTACGGCGAGGTCGTCGATCTGGGCGGCGCCAACGGCATCGGCATGGCCTGGCGCGCGGCGGCGGCGATCGAGCTGGGCATCTGCGAAGCGGTGCTGTGCGTGATTCCGATGCGCATCCCGATCTTCGGCGCCGAGGCCGATCCGGCGATGATCGTCAAGGGCATGCGCTACGGCGGCCACAGCACCACCTTCGGCGCGCCGGAAGCCGAGTTCGACATTCCCTACGGCCACATTGCGCAGAACACCGGCTACGCGATGATCGCCCAGCGCTATGCGGCGAAGTATGGTTACGATCCGCGCGCGATGGCGAAGATCGTCGTCGATCAGCGCACCAATGCCTGCGCCAATCCGGATGCGATTTTCCACGGCCAGCCGCTTTCCATCGAGGACGTGCTGAACAGCCGCATGGTCGCCGATCCGCTGCACGTGCTGGAGATCGTCATGCCGATCGCCGGCGGCGCGGCGTTCATCGTCACGCGCAAGGACATGAAGCGCAGGAACGGCAACCGCCCGGCGGTCATCAAGGGTTTCGGCGAGCACATCCAGAGCAAGTCGCCCAGCTATGCCGAAGACATGCTCCGGACGCCGATCGGGCCGGCGTCGCGGCGTGCGTTCGAGATGGCCGGCGTGCGGCCGTCGGACGTCGATCTGGCGCAGATCTACGACTGCTACACCATCACCGTGCTGCTGACGCTGGAGGATGCCGGCTTCTGTCCGAAGGGCGAGGGCATGCGCTTCGTGCGTGAGCACGACCTGACCTACAAGGGCGATTTTCCGATGAATACGCACGGCGGCCAGCTCGGCTTCGGCCAGGCCGGCATGGCCGGCGGCATGTCGCAGATCGTCGAAGCGGTTCGGCAGATCCAGGGCCGCTGCGGCGAGCGGCAGCTCAAGAAGCGCGATCTTGTCTATGTATCCGGCACGGGCGGCGTCATGAGCGAGCAGACCGCGCTGATCCTTCAAGGGGAATAAAACATGAATCTCAAGCCGGTACCCATCGCCACCGAAACTTCCGCGCCGTTCTGGAACGGCCTGCGCGAACGCAAGGTGAACATGCAGCAGTGCGACGATTGCGGCCACTGGGTGTTCTATCCGCGCGCCCATTGCCCGGCCTGCTTCTCGCCGCGTCTCTCGTGGAAAGAAATTTCCGGCAAGGGCACGCTGCTGACCTACACGCTGACGCGTGTGCCGACGATGCCCGAGTTCACCGACGAAATGCCGCAGAAGCTGGCCGTCGTCCAGTTCGACGAAGGGCCGCACGTCAACACGACACTGATCGGTCTCGAAGCCGAAGACATCAAGGTCGGCATGCGCCTCAAGCCCGTGTTCACGGATATTCCGGAGACCGAGCACACGCTGCTGCGCTTCACCGGCGAGAACGTCACCATTGTCGACAGCGGCAAGCCGGCGGCCAAGTCCGCCGCGCCGGCGCCGAAGGTCGAGAAGCGCCAGATTCACTGGCGCGATCTGCCGGCCATGCAGTCGCTGGTCAGCGAGGAATTCGGGCCGTGGAGCGACGAGCTGGAAATCACCCAGCAACTGATCGACGAGTTCGCCAAACTTTCCGGCGACGACTACTGGATCCACACCGATCCCGAGCGCTGCCGGAAGGAAAGCCCGTTCGGCATACCCATTGCCCAGGGCCAACTGGTGCAGGTGATGGTCAGCAAGCTGCGCGTGCCGAACGACTATGAGGTGGTCGGCTTCACCAACATGGTCAATTACGGTTCCGACAAGCTGCGTTTCCCCGCCACGGTGCCGGTCGGCAGCCGCATCCATGCGCGTTCGCGCGTGAAGGCGGTGACCGAGGTGAAGAGCGGCATCCAGATGACCACGGAAATCTGCACCCATGTCGTCGGCATGGAGCGGCCGTCGGTCATCAACGAGCTGGTCATCCTCTTCATGTAACCGTGTCTCCCATTTCCTTAAGCTTTTCCCTCGCCCTTTCCCTGGTCATCTCCCCCGGTGCCGGGGAGAGGGTGCCTTTATTGCGTCGATCGATGATGGAC from Sterolibacterium denitrificans carries:
- a CDS encoding thiolase family protein, which produces MGLNGSAAIVGCAEYKPEKYNTAPRAFHLAQIADLAWQALQDAGMEAKQIDGIVLPGTRFNEAKEFIPAMTGEYLGLKLNYGEVVDLGGANGIGMAWRAAAAIELGICEAVLCVIPMRIPIFGAEADPAMIVKGMRYGGHSTTFGAPEAEFDIPYGHIAQNTGYAMIAQRYAAKYGYDPRAMAKIVVDQRTNACANPDAIFHGQPLSIEDVLNSRMVADPLHVLEIVMPIAGGAAFIVTRKDMKRRNGNRPAVIKGFGEHIQSKSPSYAEDMLRTPIGPASRRAFEMAGVRPSDVDLAQIYDCYTITVLLTLEDAGFCPKGEGMRFVREHDLTYKGDFPMNTHGGQLGFGQAGMAGGMSQIVEAVRQIQGRCGERQLKKRDLVYVSGTGGVMSEQTALILQGE
- a CDS encoding OB-fold domain-containing protein, whose protein sequence is MNLKPVPIATETSAPFWNGLRERKVNMQQCDDCGHWVFYPRAHCPACFSPRLSWKEISGKGTLLTYTLTRVPTMPEFTDEMPQKLAVVQFDEGPHVNTTLIGLEAEDIKVGMRLKPVFTDIPETEHTLLRFTGENVTIVDSGKPAAKSAAPAPKVEKRQIHWRDLPAMQSLVSEEFGPWSDELEITQQLIDEFAKLSGDDYWIHTDPERCRKESPFGIPIAQGQLVQVMVSKLRVPNDYEVVGFTNMVNYGSDKLRFPATVPVGSRIHARSRVKAVTEVKSGIQMTTEICTHVVGMERPSVINELVILFM